Within the Leucoraja erinacea ecotype New England unplaced genomic scaffold, Leri_hhj_1 Leri_89S, whole genome shotgun sequence genome, the region gggtgagtgaagttcccatagtgcgttcaccGATTGACCGacaaacccgtgcgtctttggagagtgggagaaaaccacAGCTCCCAGAGAaaccctacgcaggtcacggggagaacgtgcaaactctgtacaggcagcacccgcagtcaggatcaatcccaggtctctggcgctgtaaagcagcgactctaccgctgcgccaccgtttggcccctgctcctatgacttatattCACACTCAAAGTCAAGATAtattgggtaggtgacgtttcgggtcgggatccttcttctaaagaagggtcctgcccaaaacgttgcctaaccatgttctccagatatgctgcctgacccgctgagttactccagcactctgtgaaatgtcacctatccatgttctccagagatgctgcctgacccgctgagttactccagcactctgtgaaacgtcacctatccatgttctgcacagatgctgcctgacccgctgagttactccagcactctgtgaaacgtcacctatccatgttctccacaggtgctgcctgagttactccagtactctgtgaaatgtcacctatccatgttctcctcaaatgctgcctgacccgctgagttactccagcacagagacAAGTCTTTTTGGctaaacttgcccatgccgaccaagatgtcccacctggctgcatttggcctagatccctctaaaccttggatagggacaaaatgctggagtaactcggtggctcccttttctccaaagatgctgcctgggtcTAGTCAGCCCTCAAAACctttctatccatttacctgtccaaattatgtttattaaatgctgttattgtacccacctcaactacctcctccggcagctcgttccatacacccaccgcaccTCTGAGGTATCGCACCACTCTTCAAAACGTGCATTAATTATTGtcgcggtgaaaagcttttgttgcgtgctacccagtcagtgagAAGGACCCACACTctccaggccacacactcatcttcccgctgccttcaggtagaaggtacaggagcctgaagactgcaacgtccaggttcagaaacagctacttccccacatgcatcaggctattgaactcgactcaaacaaaactctgaacattaatgaagaagtgtttcggcccgaaacgttgcctatttcctttgctccatagatgctgccgcacccagcaATTTtgtcattaatagcccattatctatttatttgcaccttatcccttttatttattcatgtgtggatatatttatacagtggtatatggacacactgatctgttctgtgttcatgccttctatattctgttgtgctgaagcaaagcaagaatttcattgtcctatctgacaataaactcacttgaatcttgaaaagacgatgcatgattccaatcaagctggCCACAGTGTTCAgccagatgggaggtcagggccgctctctagttggtgagaggacggttcatttgcctgataacagccgggatgaaactgtccctgaatctggaggtgtgcgtttgctttcacacttctgtacctcttgcccgatgggagaggggagaagattcctcataacatttagatttagcagAGCAGTACTTTGCATTTGGAGAGGTTCTTTTTAATGCAGTGAAATGTCCTGGCATCCATCACAGAAGCTTAGAACAAATTGACTCAAGGTTAAAGAAAGAGATGCAAAGGACAGGTTGTTGTCCCTGTCAACTGATCAGCGGCAACAATAGCCTTACAGTTAGGTTTTAGAGCGAAGCTGGGCAAATGTATTGGTGACGTGCCTCCTTTGTGTTTGGAGATGACACATTGGCTTGTTATGTGTTTCAAAGTCTGTTCCGCCTTGTCAGATAAATatcaaaaatagaaacatagaaaatagttgcaggaggaggccattcggcccttcgagccagccaacgTCCTGAaaagataaggtcataagtgataggagtagaattaggccattcggcccatcgagtctaccccgccattcccctcctaaccacattctcctgccttctccccatcgccTCTGactcccgtactgatcaagaatctatccatctctgcctgtgTTTCTACTTTGAAGGAAATGACCCGGAATTCGGggaattctggttgtcttcgggtaattttagggaaattaaataatttcgggAGATTTACGCAACCGGCCCgcgggatggtggggggggggtggggtgttggggaGTATATTTATGGAcatccgcacctgcgcagtttgGGGCGGCCCGTCAGCcacgtcacaattgaaaatggcggcGGTGACGCGGTAGGGACGCAAAATGACGCCGTCTCGCGCGTATATTTACgcccatccgcgcctgcgcagttggggcagcAGTCGCACATATACGCAGTTGgggaatttcaggaaataccatggggcggggagattgcaaccttcacgtgggtccgccctgtttcgacgaatgcaatcaacctggcgtgcacaatcaaataagatcaaatagaccaagttgtcctttaggctgtgcacaccatatgcaaggAGGAGgacatagtgcaggaggaggacattcggcccttcgagccagcaccgccattcattgtgatcatggctgatcgtcccctgtcatagaaacatagataaacatagaaaataggtgcaggaggaggccatccggcccttcattgtgatcatggctgatcgtccccaatcaataatccgtgcctgccatctccccatatcccttgactccactagcccctagagctctatctaattctctcttaaatccatccagtgacttggcctccactgtcctctgtggcagggaattccacaaattcgcaactctctgggtgaaaaggttttttctcaccctcagtcttaaatggcctcccctttattctaagactgtgtggccccctaGTTCTGGGCTGTATTTAAGAAGGGAGTAGGGGCACAGCCAGTGATAACTCTGTTTTCTGTTTCTCTTCAGCGTGAGTGTATCTCCATCCATGTTGGCCAGGCCGGTGTCCAGATGGGCAATGCATGCTGGGAGCTATACTGCTTGGAGCATGGCATCCAGCCCGATGGCCAGATGGGCTCTGAAAAGGGCCTTGGCAGTGGTGATGACTCCTACACCACATTCTTCAGCCAGACGGGGGCCGGCAAACACGTTCCCAGGGCAGTGTTCGTGGACCTGGAGCCCACCGTGATAGGTTAgtagtctattgtcatgtgtaccctaatttgaggatggacatccttgtgattgaggcagtgcagtgtaggttcgcgagattgatccctgggatggcgggactgtcgtaggaggaaagattgaaaagactaggcatgtattcactggagtttagaaggatgagggggatcttatagaaacatataacattagtCTCaggaagggattcggcccgaaacgttgcctatttccttcgctccatagatgctgctgcacccgctgagtttctccagcacttttgtctacctaaaattataaaaggactggacaagctagatgcaggaaaaaatgtcccaatgttggtcaagtccagaaccaggggccacggtcttagaataaagggaggccttttaaggctgaggtgagaaaaaacgttttcacccggagagttgtgaatttgtggaattccctgccacagagggcagtggaggccaagtcactggatggatttaagagttagatagagctctaggggctagtggaatcaggggatatggggagaaggcaggcacgggttattgattggggacgatcagcccatgatcacaatgaatggcgatgctggctcgaagggccgaatggcctcctcctgcacctattttctatgtttctatgtacggaggtagagtgacattttttttttgtttcttgctCGCCAgttagtgaaaagactatacatgattacaatcaagccatccacagtgtacagatacaggataaaggggactAAGGTTTAATGccaagtaaagtccgattaaaagaTAGtgtgagtgtctccaatgaggtagatggtaggtcatgaCCACTCTCTTagctggtgatgggatggttcagttacccaaCCATCTTTATTCCTCTATCTCCCCATCACCCACATTGCCcaaaccagtccgaagaagggtcccgacccgaaaacatcacccgctgtccattccctccacagatgctgcctgacctgctgagttcctccagcactttgtgtttccagcatctgcagttccttgtctcctatGGATATTTTTGGAACTATTATGATTTGATTCTAAAAGTTGCCCCATTGGTATTTGAAACTGTCCATTTATGCCTGTTGAAAgctgagttgagtataggagcaaagaggtccttctgcagttgtacagggccctagtgagaccacacctggagtattgtgtgcagttttggacccctaatttgaggaaggacattcttgctattgagagagtgcagcgtaggtttacaaggttaattcgcgggatggcgggactgtcatatgctgagagaatggagcggctgggcttgtatacactggaatttagaaggatgagagggattcttatcgaaacatataagattgttaagggcttggacacgctagaggcaggaaacatgttcccgatgttgggggagttcagaaccaggggccacagcttaagaataaggggtaagccatttagaacggagacgaggaaacacttcttcacccagagagttgtgagtgtgtggaattctctgcatcagagggaggtggaggccggttctctggatactttcaagagagagctagatagggctcttaaagatagcggagtcaggggagaaggcaagtacggggtactgattggggatgatcagccatgatcacattgaatggcggtgctggctcgaagggccgaatggcctacttctgcgcctattgtctattgtcattcacaTTTTTTCAACCATGTGCCATTTTCACAAGGTCGGCTCGTTGCCGAATAACATAAGAACATGAATGGGGACAAAAGTGGACCATTCAGCCCCCTTGTCCACATCCGTAGGATCATGTAGAGGGTGGTCCATATAAGGGATGAgtgttagactttagacatacaacttggaaacaggcctttccgcacactgagtccgtgccgaccagcgatcaccccgtacactgcaactcttctacacacaagggacaatttctacCGAAGCCGAATAATTTGTACGCCATTGgcacgtgggaagaaaccggagcacccggaggaaacccacgcattcacagggagaacgtacaaactctgtgcaaacagtacccgaggtcaggatcaaacccgagtgtctgtgctgtaaggcagcaactctaccgtagtgcctctgtgctgcccaaagttgccagaggaggctatagaagcagataaaatgacaatagacaataagtgaaggagtaggccattcggcccttcgagccagcaccgccattcaatgtgatcatggcggatcatccccaatcagtaccccgttcctgcctgctccccatatcccctgactccgctatctttaagggcctctctcttgaaagtatcatgagaaccggcctccaccgccccctgaggcagaacattccagactcacctccgttctaaatggcttactccttattcttaaactgtggcccctggttctggactcccccaacatcgggaacatgtttccggcctttagcatgtccaaacccttaacaatcttatatgtttcaataagaatccctctcatccttctaaactccagagtgcacaagcccagctgctccattctctcagcaaatgaccctcccgccatcccgggaattaaccttgtaaacctacgctgcactccttcaattgcaagaatgtccttcctcaaattaggggaccaaaactgcacacgatactccaggtgtggtctcactagggctctgcacaactgcagaaggacctctttgctcctatactcaactcgtcTTGTCATGAATGCcccatgatcatccccaatcagtaccccgctcctgccttctccccatatcccctgacgccgccatttttaagagccctatctagctctctcttgaaagcatccagggaacccgcctccaccgccctctgaggcagagaattccacagactcatcactctctgtgaaaaagtgtttcctcgtctccgttctaaatggcttactccttattcttaaactgtggcccctggttctggagtcgttcaaaagatatttggatagatagatttgtggatgggaaaggtttggaggacgatgggccaaacgcaggcaattgGGCCTAGACCAGAATGccaagttggtcggcatgggcaaggtgggccgaagggcctgtttccgtgctgtacagttctatgactGAGTGTTTACCTCAGTTTTCCTGTGGTAACTCCATACCTTTAATGTGGGTCAATGTTGTGTCTTAACCTGACTCCCATCCACCATTACATTTTCCAGATGAGGTCCGCACTGGTACATATCGCCAGCTGTTCCACCCCGAGCAGCTCATCACCGGCAAGGAAGATGCCGCCAACAACTATGCCCGTGGGCACTACACCATTGGCAAGGAGCTCATCGACTCTGTTCTGGATAGAATACGCAAACTGGTGTGTGAAGTCTTTCTatttccattcggcccatcaagtcaactcagccatttaatcatgactgatctaactctcattagaaacatagaaaataggtgcaggaggaggccattcggcccttcgagccagcaccgccattcattgtgatcatggctgatcgatcgtcccctatcaataacccgtgcctgccttctccccatatcccttggctccactagcccctagagctctatctaactctctcttaaatccatccagtacttggcctccactgccctctgtggcagggaattccacaaattcacaactctctggatgaaaaagtttttttctcaccttagtcttaaatgacctcccctttattctaagactgtggcccctggttctgtactcgcccaacattgggaacattttttctgcatctagcttgtccagtcctttataattttatttgtttctataagatccccctcatccttctaaactccagtgaatacaagcctagtcgtttcaacctttcctcatatgacagtcccgccatcccagggatcaatctccctcctaaccccattctcctgccttctccccataaccactgacacccgtactaatcaagaatctatctctgccttaaaaatatccactgatggcctccagagccttctgtggcaaagaattccacagattcaccacagtctgactaaataaatttctcaggtagacaaaattctgaagtctgaagaagggttttggcccgaaacattgcctttttcctgctgcacccgctgagtttctccagcaattttgtctaccttcgattttccagcatctgcagttccttcttgaacaaactaaacaaatttcaccacatctccttcctaaaaaaaggtcctttaattctgaggctgtgactagactctcccactagtggtaacattctatccaagcctttcactattctgtaagtttcaatgaggtctccccctcattcttctaaactccagcgagtacaggcccagtgccgacaaacgctcatcataggttaaccctctcattcctgggatcattctcctaaacctccactggaccctctccagagccagcacatccctcctcggatatggtgcccaaaattgctcaccatataatccaaatgtggcctgaccagcgcttgaaagagcctcagcattacatccctgtttttgtgtttgagccctcttgaaataaatactagcatcTATTGTGTTGGCATGCGCGATGACCACAACATGGCTTCTTCCTATATTGGATGATATTGTCCTTTGATTTCTCCGCAGGCTGATCAGTGTACAGGACTCCAGGGTTTCCTGGTCTTCCACAGCTTTGGTGGAGGCACTGGTTCCGGTTTCACTTCCCTGCTGATGGAACGTCTCTCCGTCGACTTTGGCAAGAAGTCCAAACTAGAGTTTGCCATCTACCCAGCTCCTCAGATCTCCACTGCAGTGGTGGAGCCCTACAACTCCATCctgaccacccacaccaccctggagcACTCAGACTGCGCCTTCATGGTGGACAATGAAGCCATCTACGACATCTGCCGCAGAAACCTGGACATTGAGCGCCCATCTTACACCAACCTTAACCGCCTCCTTAGTCAGATTGTGTCCTCCATCACAGCCTCCCTTCGCTTTGATGGTGCCTTGAATGTTGATCTGACAGAGTTCCAGACCAACTTAGTCCCATACCCGCGCATCCACTTCCCTCTGGCCACCTACGCCCCGGTCATCTCGGCCGAGAAGGCTTACCACGAACAATTGACCGTGGCCGAGATCACCAATGCTTGCTTTGAGCCGGCCAACCAGATGGTTAAGTGTGACCCTCGCCATGGCAAGTACATGGCTTGTTGTCTGCTTTACCGCGGTGACGTGGTGCCGAAAGACGTCAACGTTGCCATTGGTGCCATCAAGACCAAACGTACCATCCAGTTTGTGGACTGGTGCCCGACTGGGTTCAAGGTTGGCATCAACTACCAGCCTCCCACTGCGGTGCCTGGTGGTGACCTGGCCAAGGTGCAGCGTGCAGTGTGTATGCTGAGCAACACCACTGCCATCGCTGAGGCTTGGGCACGGCTCGACCACAAGTTTGACCTGATGTACGCCAAGCGCGCCTTCGTGCACTGGTacgtgggggagggaatggaggagggagagttcTCCGAGGCCCGTGAAGACATGGCAGCCTTGGAGAAGGATTACGAGGAAGTTGGCATTGACTCGTTTGAGGGTGATGAAGAGGGTGAGGAAGAGTTTTAATCAGCACCTCATAATCAACGCACAATCTGAAAAATTAGGCTCCATTATAGTTCGTAACATTCTGAAAGTTCACAAAATGGCATGACTTGCGCTGGACTTCTATTTTATGATATTTAGTAAAGATATTTTGAGCCAACATTTGTTGCAAGTCTTTATTGCCTTTGAAATATCGCGGTCCGTTGATCTGTTAGTTGGGTTTAAGGAATATTCTACTGGCTCTCCCAtttgctgaccattttaactctccttcccattcccaaaccaacctttctgtcctggtcctcctccattgcaagtgtgagaccacatgcaaactggaggaagaacCGCTCATATTTAGCTTGAGTAGCATACAACCTCCTGGTATGTAtatcgaattctccaattttaggtaactaacctacaactaattcccgggatggcgggactgtcatatgttgatagaaaggagcagctgggcttatataggagcaaagaggtccttctgcaattgtacagagccctagtgagaccacacctagagtattgtgtacacatttggttccctaatttgaggaaggacattcttgctattgagggagtgcagcctagatttacaaggttaattcccgggatggcgggactgtcatattgtattgtattgtattcaaatttattgtcattgtctcaattagagacaacaaaatgaatttccctttacagtcagtatcataaaaataaataaataataaatattaaaacatattaaaaaaaaatagaatttaaaaaaaaagcacaaacacagaaagtccacgacacaacacaacacagtggcaccaaggtgaggaaggcaccattgtccagccagcctcccctccgatcttcccagatgttcatccgtggtcggggccttccgagcacccgcagtcgccgccccgggtggcccgatgttcaggcgggctagtggaacgctgacgccgatccccgacggtgaacatcctcctcctcagcggcccggaccatATACTGAGAgactggagtggctgggcttgtgtacactggagtttagaaggatgagagggtatcttattgaaacgtataagattattaagggtttggacacgctagaggcaggaaacgttcccaatattgggggagtccagaaccgggggccacagcttaagaataaggggtaagcaatttggaatggaaatgaggaaaaactttttcacacagagggttgtgaatctggcaaattctccgcctcagagggcggtggagacggattctctggatgctttcaagagagagttagatagagctctgaaagatagcggagtcaggggatatggggagaaggcaggaacggggtactgagtgtgcatggtcacagtgaatggcggtgctggctcgaagggccgaatgacctactcctgcacctactgtctattgacccgctgagttactccaggtttttgtgtccatcttatggTAAAAACACATTTATTCAGTCAAATCACACTCTACACGTGTACAATGGATCCTCTACTGGAACAGCACGCAGAGTCGCCACCTTCCTCACTTCCATCTCCCTGAAAAATCTGATCTTGGCCCATGGAGATGTGCGGTTTCTTATTTCCTCGCGTTAAGGCCCGGTGTCATGGCGGCATTGGATGGGTGGGCCTGGCCCAGCGCGATGCCGTCGGCTCCTTCCACCGCTGCTCCGTGCTGCTGCCGCAGGCTGAGCtccggctgctgcagggcctcccacGGCCTCCTCCGCCAACACCGCGCTCGCTGCAAACGCACCAGCTGTGGGATGCAGTCCCCTCGTTCTTCTCTCCTTTTAGATCACATGCAGCTACTGGGAGGGGCTCTTATTATCCATCAACTATCACCACAGAAATGCCACCTGGTGTAATTGCAGGACCCTGCAtggcctcttgcccagagcaggggaatcgagaaccagaggacataggtttaaggtgccagggagggggaagatttaataggaacctgaggggtaactacttttcacaaagggtgatgggtgtataaaacaagggggtggaggaggtagctgaggcagggactatcacaatgtttaagaaacattttggcgggtacataaataggataggtttagaggaatatgggccaaacagacaggtgggacctgcgtataataataataataatgtttatttatatagcacttttcaacaaaatcaatttgaaccaaagtgctttacagagattgattaaactaattgaacagattaaatgtcaataaatccatacaaaacaaaaaagagaaaaagaaaaaaagacacagaacagtacactatagaaatcaacaagaaacgtccccccacagcagaattcactgtgagggaaggcactaaaaatatccagttctccccctcatagtccacccgaggtcggggtctatatgtggcctcctcagccaacccggtgttttcaggccctctgccgcgaagctggatcatcggcgtcgggtgaacattcttcagcggcctggactgaagcggccgcttcctccctgaagactgcaatgtccaaagttctcaggccgcgctggccggacctctgacactggcgaactcggagaccaggccccgcggtgttgaaatccagtgccgcccgcccgcggctggacgctctgcagccgcagctcaacgatgttggtgtcccagcatttgcaccgccggcgaagctgcagtcccggcaggaaacgccgctccagcgctgctccagcttgatggtaggccgcacagagaggacgaagaagcggttcggaagaaaaccgcatctccgaccaggtaggactgggattaaaacagtttcccccttcccctccccccacccaccacataaaagaagacctccaataaacattttgtacggacaggactaaaaataaaaataaaaaagggtgaaaggacggactgcaggaggagcagccatacacaacggcgcatcaccccacGCAGTCCCCATCAAATAGGGCATGTTCGCCAGtataggcaagttgggtcgaagggcctgtttccacactgtatgacttgccTGTGTACAAGAATATGTGCTCCTCGAGTAACTGTCTGCAAATCGCCTTGTGATGCCACAAACATGGCAGAGAAATAAATACAGACACAAGACACTTCAACGCTGGAATCTTGCGCAAaacgcaaagagctggaggaactcagtgggtcagatctctggagggaaatggataagaGGATGGCACAATAgcattacagcatcagagacccgggtctgatcctgactttgggagctgtctgtacactgtttgtacactctggagtttagaaggatgagaggagatctcgttgaaacatataagattattaagggcttggacacgcgagaggcaggaaacatgttcccgatgttgggggagtccagaaccgggggccacagtttaagaatcaggagtaagccattttgaacggagaagaggaaacactttttctcacagagagtggtgagtctggaattctctgcctcagagggcggtggaggccggttctctggatgcttgcaagagagagctagatagggctcttaaaaatagcggagttaggggatatggggagaaggcaggaacggggtactgattggggatgatcagccatgatcacattgaatggcggtgctggctcgaagggctgaatggcctcctcctgcacctattgtctatagtttatacacgttctccatgtgatcgcATGGGTACTCTGcatggtttcctccaaagacatgcgggtttacagattaattggccctagcgtgtaggatagtgctagtgtacagggtgatcgctggtcggcgtggcgaagggcccgtttccacgctgtatttctaaactagcaCTGACGGAGTGCTGCTTTGCCCTTCTGGATAAAAACATTTACACAAGGCCGTTTAAACATCTGCTATTCCTGTCTTTCAGCCGCACGTTTAAAAAATCTCCCGAGACAGTACGAGGAGTCAATGTTTGCTCATTTGCCTGGAATAGGAAAGGATTAATTTTGCAAACCAAAAATAGGCTTGTGAAGTCatgtagcagggaaacaggccctttggtccatttaCCGTGCCCGAGGAGTTTATCCCGCCCGCTGGGGAGTCGCTGTCACCCATGTTGGTCCGACGGCGGGAGAGGTTCGGTGCCGTCTCCTGTCCCAACGTCGCGATGCCGCCGGCCGTTGCGGACTGTCAGTACGTCTTCCTCCTCCGCCACGCCCACAGGTCGCACCTACGAAGGTCCGTTTCGGGTGCTACGGCACGGGCCCCACCCAGGGCTGgataaagcataaagcaaaataagcacgtgcttagggcatcaagggaagAGGGGCGccacagaaatggtaaatggtttacggcacaaaaaaaatcactttaaacttgctaaaataatattcaaagtggtttatatgattttatatgtgttacgtaagattaattttgagatctgatcaaagactttgcaattaaaaaaagtagaaaacttttcaaatataaataaggtggaagtatacaaaaataaacattattttccatcttactgttagttttgtttcattttgaaaaaaaatatatatattttatggttTATTCCTGTTTATAtttttgaattacat harbors:
- the LOC129695002 gene encoding tubulin alpha chain-like, yielding MGNACWELYCLEHGIQPDGQMGSEKGLGSGDDSYTTFFSQTGAGKHVPRAVFVDLEPTVIDEVRTGTYRQLFHPEQLITGKEDAANNYARGHYTIGKELIDSVLDRIRKLADQCTGLQGFLVFHSFGGGTGSGFTSLLMERLSVDFGKKSKLEFAIYPAPQISTAVVEPYNSILTTHTTLEHSDCAFMVDNEAIYDICRRNLDIERPSYTNLNRLLSQIVSSITASLRFDGALNVDLTEFQTNLVPYPRIHFPLATYAPVISAEKAYHEQLTVAEITNACFEPANQMVKCDPRHGKYMACCLLYRGDVVPKDVNVAIGAIKTKRTIQFVDWCPTGFKVGINYQPPTAVPGGDLAKVQRAVCMLSNTTAIAEAWARLDHKFDLMYAKRAFVHWYVGEGMEEGEFSEAREDMAALEKDYEEVGIDSFEGDEEGEEEF